From a single Ascaphus truei isolate aAscTru1 chromosome 2, aAscTru1.hap1, whole genome shotgun sequence genomic region:
- the LOC142488391 gene encoding uncharacterized protein LOC142488391, with protein sequence MDPRLLSFPVVVLKRLQIKSGEKKANTEENLTPIKSETVPFPVSEIGLNEEQNLSSDTSRSCLTPRSPEVPKNNDSCHILDTYKEPVSHDGEFIDLVQHTAETDPKYWSSKRYERDLRRSRGAQTFLCRQCGKSFSLDRDLLTHLCVPAREQTFTYIDGGSGFSLQGKLLPHQMIQTAVTPFTCTVCGKQFSTKSTLLNHQMIHTGEKPFPCSECCKSFSTKQSLLQHEWIHTGEKPFTCSECCKSFSTKQSLLQHEWIHTGNKPFTCSECCKSFSKKQSLLQHEWIHTGNKPFTCTECGKQFRAKNNLLMHQRTHTGVKPLTCSECGKQFSSKTNLIRHQMTHTGEKPFTCTECGKQFRSKSNLLTHQRIHTEDKSFICTECGKQFQFKGTLLRHQMIHTGEKQFTCTECGKQFSTKGNLLRHQLTHTAEKPFTCAECNKSFSRNAELLNHERIHTGNKPFTCSECCKSFSKKQSLLQHEWIHTGNKPFTCTECGKQFRAKNNLLMHQRTHTGVKPFTCSECGKQFSSKTNLIRHQMTHTGEKPFTCTECGKQFRSKSNLLTHQRIHTEDKSFICTECGKQFQFKGTLLRHQMIHTGEKQFTCTECGKQFSTKGNLLRHQLTHTAEKPFTCAECNKSFSTNAELLNHERIHTGEKPFTCTECSKSFATKKELSSHERIHTGEKPFTCSECCKSFYTKQRLLQHEWIHTGVKPFTCSECCKSFSTKQSLLQHEWIHTGIKPFTCAECGKQFRSKSNLLMHQRTHTGVKPFTCSECGKQFSNKTDLIRHQMTHTGEKPFPCT encoded by the coding sequence AGATCGGCCTGAATGAAGAACAGAACTTGAGCTCTGATACATCCAGAAGCTGTCTGACTCCTCGCAGCCCAGAAGTGCCAAAAAATAATGATTCCTGTCACATTTTGGACACATACAAGGAACCAGTGTCACATGATGGTGAATTTATAGAccttgtacagcacacagcagagaCAGACCCTAAATATTGGTCCAGCAAAAGGTATGAGAGAGATTTAAGAAGAAGCCGTGGTGCTCAGACTTTTCTCTGTCGTCAGTGTGGCAAAAGCTTCTCACTGGACagggacctgctcacacacctttgtgtccccGCTAGAGAGCAAACCTTTACATATATAGATGGTGGGAGCGGTTTCTCACTGCAGGGCAAACTTCTTccacaccagatgattcagacagcagtgactccttttacttgtacagtgtgtgggaaacagttcAGTACCAAGAGCACCCTCCTCAatcaccagatgattcatacaggggagaaaccattcccatgttcagagtgttgtaaaagcttttcTACGAAGCAGAGCCTCCTCCAACATGagtggattcatacaggggagaaaccattcacatgttcagagtgttgtaaaagcttttcTACGAAGCAGAGCCTCCTCCAACATGAGTGGATTCATACAGGGAataaaccattcacatgttcagagtgttgtaaaagcttttcTAAGAAGCAGAGCCTCCTCCAACATGAGTGGATTCATACAGGGaataaaccattcacatgtacagagtgcggGAAACAATTCAGGGCTAAGAACAACCTCCTTATGCACCAGAGGACTCACACAGGGGTGAAACCATtaacatgttcagagtgtgggaaacagtttAGTAGTAAGACAAACCtcatcagacaccagatgactcatacaggggagaaaccattcacatgtacagagtgtgggaaacaattcaggaGTAAGAGCAACCTTCTCACGCACCAGAGAATTCATACAGAAGATAAATCATTcatatgtacagagtgtgggaaacaatttcaATTTAAGGGTactctcctcagacaccagatgattcatacaggagagaagcaattcacatgtacagagtgtgggaaacaattcagtactaagggcaacctcctcagacaccagctGACTCATACAGCGGAGAagccattcacatgtgcagagtgtaataAAAGCTTTTCTAGAAATGCGGagctcctcaaccatgagcggattcatacagggaataaaccattcacatgttcagagtgttgtaaaagcttttcTAAGAAGCAGAGCCTCCTCCAACATGAGTGGATTCATACAGGGaataaaccattcacatgtacagagtgcggGAAACAATTCAGGGCTAAGAACAACCTCCTTATGCACCAGAGGACTCACACAGGggtgaaaccattcacatgttcagagtgtgggaaacagtttAGTAGTAAGACAAACCtcatcagacaccagatgactcatacaggggagaaaccattcacatgtacagagtgtgggaaacaattcaggaGTAAGAGCAACCTTCTCACGCACCAGAGAATTCATACAGAAGATAAATCATTcatatgtacagagtgtgggaaacaatttcaATTTAAGGGTactctcctcagacaccagatgattcatacaggagagaagcaattcacatgtacagagtgtgggaaacaattcagtactaagggcaacctcctcagacaccagctGACTCATACAGCGGAGAagccattcacatgtgcagagtgtaataAAAGCTTTTCTACAAATGCGGagctcctcaaccatgagcggattcatacaggggagaaaccattcacatgtacagagtgtagtaaaagctttgcAACAAAGAAGGAGCTCAGCagccatgagcggattcatacaggggagaaaccattcacatgttcagagtgttgtaaaagcttttaTACGAAGCAGCGCCTCCTCCAACATGAGTggattcatacaggggtgaaaccattcacatgttcagagtgttgtaaaagcttttcTACGAAGCAGAGCCTCCTCCAACATGAGTGGATTCATACAGGGAttaaaccattcacatgtgccgAGTGCGGGAAACAATTCAGGAGTAAGAGCAACCTTCTTATGCACCAGAGGACTCACACAGGggtgaaaccattcacatgttcagagtgtgggaaacagtttAGTAATAAGACAGACCtcatcagacaccagatgactcatacaggggagaaaccatttccATGTACATAG